In Aegilops tauschii subsp. strangulata cultivar AL8/78 chromosome 3, Aet v6.0, whole genome shotgun sequence, one genomic interval encodes:
- the LOC109775127 gene encoding uncharacterized protein: MAAALRTPAIRSRPLAAYTFLRTRSGFSTNPPPPHTPATLSAELLRLLSAAPAWTHDLARAVSSTLSAAPPPSPDVVLSVLRSLQNTSLAGPFFLLASSPHSLPPEAYNAVLPFLSHDLAALDKVLEEMSLLGYGLPNPACATLVATLVRSRRLDDAFHAIGTMRRLKFRPAFSAYTVLIGALSEARQPERALELLRQMQEVGYEVGVPLFTTLVRTLAREGRVEGALVLVDEVKGRCLEPDIVLYNVCIDCFGKAGNVDMAWKFFHELRAQGLQPDDVSYTSMIWVLCKAGRLGEAEELFGQMEVERAVPCAYAYNTMIMGYGSADRFDDAYKLLERLRERGCIPSVISFNSIITCLGKKRRVDEALRLLDVMKKDAKPNTSTYNIIIDMLCMAGRVNEAYKIRDEMELDGLYPNLMTVNIMVDRLCKAKLLDEAHTIFESASQRGCNPDSVTYCSLMDGLGKKGKIDEAYRLFEKMLDAGHNGNPVLYTSLIRNCFLHGRKEDGHKIFKEMIRRGCKPDLILLNTYMDCVFKAGEIEKGRTIFEDIKSYGFLPDVRSYSILIHGLTKAGQARETSNIFHAMSQQGFALDARAYNAVIDGLCKSGKVDRAYEVLEEMKLKHISPTVATYGSIIDGLAKIDRLDEAYMLSEEAKSKGIELNIILYSSLIDGFGKAGRIDEAYLILEEMLKKGLIPNAYTWNSLMDALVKAEEINEALICFQSMKEMKCPPNTYTYSILINGLCRVQKYNKAFVFWQEMQKQGLIPNVVTYTTMISGLAKGGNITDAYNLFVGFKTNGGVPDSTCFNALIEGMSNANRAMEAYHIFEETRLRACRVNVTTCISLLDALNKFECLEQAAVVGAVLSEISKSQHASRSL; the protein is encoded by the coding sequence ATGGCGGCGGCGCTGCGGACGCCGGCGATTCGCAGTCGCCCCCTCGCCGCCTACACATTTCTCCGGACCCGCAGCGGTTTCTCCACTAACCCACCACCCCCGCACACACCCGCCACTCTCAGCGCCGAGCTCCTCCGCCTTCTCTCCGCCGCCCCCGCTTGGACACACGACCTGGCCCGAGCCGTCTCCTCCACCCTCTCCGCtgcccctcccccctcccccgatGTTGTCCTCTCCGTCCTCCGCTCCCTACAGAACACCTCTCTCGCCGgtcccttcttcctcctcgcctcCTCTCCCCACTCACTGCCCCCCGAAGCGTATAACGCCGTCCTCCCATTCCTCTCCCACGACCTAGCGGCTCTCGACAAGGTCCTGGAAGAGATGTCCCTCCTTGGCTACGGCCTTCCCAACCCGGCCTGCGCCACCCTCGTCGCCACCCTCGTCCGCTCCCGCCGCCTCGACGACGCCTTCCATGCCATTGGCACCATGCGGCGGCTCAAGTTCAGGCCGGCGTTCTCTGCGTACACCGTGCTGATTGGCGCTCTGTCTGAGGCGCGGCAGCCCGAGCGTGCGCTGGAACTGCTGCGGCAGATGCAAGAGGTTGGGTATGAGGTGGGCGTGCCTCTTTTCACGACGTTGGTGCGGACCCTGGCCCGCGAGGGAAGAGTGGAGGGCGCGTTGGTGCTTGTGGATGAGGTGAAGGGGAGATGCCTTGAGCCAGATATTGTGTTGTACAATGTGTGTATTGATTGTTTTGGAAAGGCTGGGAATGTGGACATGGCCTGGAAGTTCTTTCATGAGCTGAGAGCCCAGGGTCTGCAGCCAGATGATGTATCATACACAAGCATGATCTGGGTGCTTTGCAAGGCAGGGAGACTAGGTGAGGCAGAGGAGTTATTTGGGCAGATGGAGGTGGAAAGGGCTGTGCCTTGTGCTTATGCATATAATACTATGATCATGGGATATGGGTCAGCTGACCGGTTTGATGATGCTTACAAGCTGCTTGAGCGGTTGAGGGAGAGGGGCTGTATTCCATCTGTCATTTCATTTAATTCAATTATCACGTGCCTCGGGAAGAAGAGGAGGGTTGATGAGGCACTGAGATTGCTTGATGTCATGAAGAAGGATGCTAAGCCAAATACCTCGACGTATAACATCATTATTGATATGTTGTGCATGGCTGGGAGGGTTAATGAAGCATATAAGATACGTGATGAAATGGAACTTGATGGTCTGTATCCAAACTTAATGACGGTTAACATAATGGTGGATAGGCTGTGCAAGGCAAAGCTGCTCGATGAGGCCCATACAATATTTGAAAGCGCGAGTCAGAGAGGTTGCAATCCTGATTCTGTGACGTACTGTTCCCTTATGGATGGCCTTGGAAAGAAGGGAAAGATTGATGAGGCCTATAGGCTATTCGAGAAAATGTTGGATGCAGGCCACAATGGTAATCCTGTGTTATATACTTCCTTGATCAGGAATTGCTTTCTGCATGGAAGGAAAGAAGATGGGCACAAGATCTTCAAAGAGATGATCCGTCGAGGATGCAAGCCTGATCTCATCCTACTTAACACATATATGGATTGTgttttcaaagcaggtgagattGAAAAGGGAAGAACAATTTTTGAGGACATCAAGAGTTATGGGTTTCTTCCTGATGTTCGAAGCTACTCCATTTTGATTCATGGTCTCACAAAAGCTGGTCAGGCTAGAGAAACGTCCAATATTTTTCACGCAATGAGTCAGCAAGGTTTTGCACTTGATGCTCGGGCTTACAATGCTGTTATTGATGGGTTATGCAAATCTGGAAAGGTAGACAGGGCCTATGAAGTTCTCGAGGAGATGAAGCTAAAACATATCTCTCCAACGGTTGCTACATATGGATCCATTATTGATGGTCTGGCCAAGATTGATAGGTTAGATGAGGCTTACATGCTTTCTGAAGAAGCAAAATCGAAAGGAATAGAATTGAATATTATTTTGTATAGTTCTCTCATAGATGGCTTTGGGAAGGCTGGCAGGATAGATGAAGCTTATTTAATTTTAGAAGAGATGCTGAAGAAGGGTCTGATTCCAAATGCTTATACATGGAATAGTCTCATGGATGCTTTAGTGAAAGCTGAAGAAATCAACGAGGCCCTTATTTGTTTCCAGTCAATGAAGGAAATGAAATGTCCACCAAATACCTATACATACAGCATTCTTATAAATGGCCTTTGCCGGGTACAGAAGTACAACAAGGCTTTTGTGTTCTGGCAAGAAATGCAGAAACAAGGTTTGATCCCAAACGTTGTCACTTACACAACCATGATCTCCGGGCTTGCAAAGGGAGGGAACATAACAGATGCTTACAACCTATTtgtggggttcaaaaccaatggTGGAGTGCCTGACTCTACATGTTTCAATGCTCTCATAGAGGGTATGAGCAATGCAAACAGAGCAATGGAGGCGTATCACATATTTGAAGAAACTCGTCTAAGGGCATGTAGAGTCAATGTGACGACATGCATCAGTCTTTTAGACGCTTTGAACAAGTTTGAATGTCTCGAGCAAGCTGCGGTCGTTGGTGCAGTTCTGAGTGAGATTTCCAAATCCCAGCATGCTTCTAGATCCTTGTAA